DNA from Desmodus rotundus isolate HL8 chromosome X, HLdesRot8A.1, whole genome shotgun sequence:
AACATAGCCTTGGACCTGTAGAGCACGGAGCCCTGCAGAGAATGTTGTTTTTGCAGGCTGTGAACTAAAAGCAAGCAATATTTGGGCAAAATGAGTCTTTTGTGGGCTCCGCGGGACTCTCACAGTGGCCGTCATGCTTTCAGCCAGTGGGAGAGCAGGAAAGGGCATGTTATCCTGAAATTAGGGACACAAGTCATGCCAAGAGCACATAAGAGTAAGATGTAATAAAACAAATGCAACCCTAACCAATAAGAAAGGGGTGTCAGGAAGCTAGAGAAAAATAGCAATAACTTTCtcatttcacaaaataaatatttaagtatacaTTTTCCGTTAATTCTAAAATGAATTAACTCTTCACCCAGAAATTCTAAGGTATCCTTTAAAAGAAGGCAAAtctggagggtggagaggggtaaTGGGGAATTTTAAGggaaaggccatcaaggaacgtgtataaaggacacatggacaaagccaaagggggtaggttcaagggtagaaggcagggatgggtggggcatggggggcatgatggggtgaaaatggagacaactgtacttgaacaacaataaaaaaggatataaaacaataaaatgaaataggatataggtttacatttttaaaaaaatctttacaaattCCCTGTTTCTCAAGTGTTCAGCCCACATTGCCAAAAGAAGATGTAAATGTAAGACCCATAACTGCGTAACCAATAACCATTGCAGAACTGCtggagaatatattttaagttcATATTGCAAGCACATTATCCTGGAAATTTTATCAATAGCTTTAAAAGTAACAATCTGATAGTGTGGTAAAAACTGAGTGTGTGGTAATATATTCATGACATAATTATGAAAAGTGCCCTTTTTCAGCTCTCATTTCTCACTCAAGACCAAGCAATGTTTTCCAGTAAATGATCTTTACCATCTAAGAGCCTGGCAGCACCTTTTAGCCAAAATACACTGCAAGCTTTAATTAAGCATTTTACAAAAGCTACTTTCTAATATTGTCAGTAAAATGTCTGGgctatttttatatacttaaagCACCAAAAAGATGATaaacaaaatgatttaattttaaacaaggaTTTTTATGTCCCAAGGAGAGGATTTGATTTTCAAGGCTTCTAAAATATACTAGCCTGACTGCCAAAagcaaatttactttttaaacaaataaataacatttgtttCTACAGCACTTTTCCCCCTACCTTCTCACTTTATCCTGTTTTTGCCCACTGTGATTGTTTAGATTATAATATCAGATTTtgtaaatatggaaaaataaaattaaaagaattttggggggaaataattGGAACTGTAAaacataaagatttaaaaaacaaaataataaaaaataaaagaattttgttATAACTGGCAATgtcaataaattattacagaaaccAAAGATACCCACCTTCAGTTAAGGACATGACCATTAATGGAAATTTACTGAATGCATCCTCATTAcacttttctcccattcagtgtttCCATGGGATCCAAATAGATACACATGCTATTTctatttcagaaaattattttattctaagtgccATGGCCAACAGTTCAATGTAATGAAAGTTATCCAAGCTCTGGCAGATGGTTCAGTTATAACACTCTGAATGAATTACCAAAAAATCGCAACTACCAAATTCACAAAAACTTGTAATTTTTCCCAATCCTTGACTATATAATTATCTTTCATCAATAGGAAAAGAACAGATTGAACATTTGATTGAAGGGCAGTGTAATGAGCTGCATGGAGCAATGGGCTTGAAATCAGATGTGTGGGTTTGATTTTCAGCTCTGTCACTAACCTGTTTGAAATTCTTAATACTGGCTTCAGTTACAGTACCTACTGTCCCtaagtaaaataatgaatgtgAATGCACTTTGCAAATTATAAGGTAGTATGCAACTGTAAAGCATTCCCTCAATCAACAAATTGACAATTTAACAGTCCCTTTTAAATCACACACAATATTCCATATTTCTCCCTATGTTACCTTCATCTATTCCAACACAAAAAATTGGGGGTCACTCTAAGAAGCCCAAGTTTATTCCCACAATAGATCATTATCAACGACTCAAGTATTTTAGTTCATGTTTGGCAattaaagaagggaaaagaaaacaagagatcTTGTTTGGGTTTTTATGCATGTTTGATATTCTGCTCTGCTCAATTAAAGTCCTAGTCCTTGCTTAGAAATGTTTTGCTGGTAACCCACATTTTTACCATGGGAAGTGCCACTGTTAGAATGAACACAAATGGATAATGTTTGCCAACAATTTTAGTTAACTTTAATTGAATGAATTTCTCTTTAATTGTTATAGGTTAAATATCCCTACAACAAACAACTGtcaattttttttgggggggaaggtgAATGTCGCCAAAAATATGTGACCCATAATGGTGACTGAGAAATCTCTGATATACGGAGACTTTAGTTATTTATAATAAGTCCAATGCAACACAATTTGCTCTCATCACCTAAAATTTATGATGAGAATTTGGCAGTAGTACACTGAAAAGAAGCTTGCACTTCCTTCATGTTAATAAGTGTCTAAAATTTCAAAAGGTAGTTATTAcaattttccttgtttttgaatACCAAGTGTTATCATAACATTGCAAATTTGGCTGACCAATTCTCTCACTCCTCCCATAGATGTCCTTATTCACCTATCTCTGTAATTGAAAACTCAGTGAATTTTTCACTTTAAGTCATTTCAAATTCTACACCagatataacaataaaaaaggcaaaaattcaTATGTGGGCCAAGAGTTAGACTAAACCATATAAGAAACTACATTCTCCTCCTACATGCTAATGATTATAACCCATGTGTATAAAATAGGAACTcttcacactttttaaattacttcatttataaaatggtcaAGTTCAGATTATatttctgggtgatttttttctatttgtcttgAACAAAGTACCTATTTATATGCAATGTGACTGTGggtaaataatattatatattaattttgtattacaTGAACAAATCTATAGTCTCTAGATTGCCTTATAGTCTCACCATATTTAACATGTTTGAAACAGTTCCCAACTATAAGGATCCCAGCTCTGAACAACCATATAAACCACATTAAATGAACGTAAAGATTAACTGAAAAGTGGATTTTGAGAACAAAGAACTTGAATTTAGCTTTGCCTTTCTAAAGGTAGTAACAATAACAACAGTGATAATAGTTATATAATAATTCATGTACAACACTTACTAcgtgccaggtactgttttaaGCACTAGCCATAAATTAAAATCACCCTTTGAGATACATAACTGCTAATAAAGACCGTTCCTTTATTCCTTtgttaaagctttttaaaaatatatttatttttttagagagaggggaagagaggagaaagagacagagagaaatatcaatcacccctaactggggacctggctcataatccaggcatgtgccctgactgggaattgaactggcaacctttttggtttgcaggccagttgtcagtccatggagccacataagccagggcgtttgtttgtttgtttgttttctaatataaactatatttttaaatgtttgataggatggtaaagagaaagcaaaaatggATGAAAATTATTCTACAGCTTTATATTCAAAACACATCAGAATTAACCAGCCTGTTATTACTTCACAGACAACATTCTGCcatattatttacattaaaatggtAGCAAGTCAATTCCTGCAGTGAGTTTTTTCTATTATATCCTTCCTTTTAAATAGGTCAGTAAGTTATGTCCCTGAATTATCCTCAGGACCAACAATTTTTGCAACAAACTAAATTAAACTGTTGAAACTTTGCTTTATTGTTAatccaacaacaaaataaaaatatatttgtaaagtgctttaAAGTTCCAAAGTGCTTCTACATACATTCTTTTGTTTCAACCTAAGCCCCAACTTCTCTGTGAAACACAGCCTCCTTGCTGTAGTCATTCAATAAAAGTAAAGCTAGGAATTTCTTCAATGAACAATATATTTAGAGAACATTAACTCTTTAAAATAGCTACAAAGTCAAGTGAAGTTATTTATAAATCAGTAACTTAtgctaaaataatgataattgaATCTGTATAATCCTTGGGAAGTCaggatttatttaagaagatttcaataattttaatctttactgatataaaaatattggATAATATAGACAAACCTCTTATGAAAACTTGTTCTTTCCAAGATACCACAGGGACACAGGTAGCTATGGAACACCTACATCAGTATCACAAAGGGTGTCTTCAGCAGTTAGGCTCAAATAGTAACTTGAGACCAATTTTCAGATGTACTTTAGAGAATAAAATAGATCTGTTCCTGAAAAGCTGATTATGAATTAAATTCTTGaaaatagaatttatattttaaatgcatggtTTGGGTAATAGGGATGATCATGTTTGTGCACATGTATGGAGAGGGGCTCAAATTTAAAGGACATGTGAATGGAACCCTCTGGCAGGCCAAAGCATCCTTTTGGCCTTTTAATGATCACTCCTTCATGTGTCTGTGCTGCAAATTTGAGTATTTGTATGGCAAGTTCTCTAAAGCAGGGGGAGAAGGGGTGGGAGTGTTACACCTGCACTAAATAGGAAGCTTGTTAGGTGACTGTTGTGATCAGTCCCTGACTTGTTCTGCCTGATCAAGCACAGTGGGCAGAGATCCAATCACAAAAGCATTCCAGAAAGCAAGCAGAGCAAAAATATTCACTAAACTGACTACTGGAATGAAAACTGCTGCAGTCCACCCCTTTCCTTCATTGCGAAAGCAGCACATTCTACTAAAGAGGGAAGGCACTTGAAACTATGGAGACATCATCTTCTGAAATCATTTCTTGAGAATGTCTCCAGACACACTGATAACAACCTTGCACAACATACACAGATTTACTCAAAGTCTTATTTTCAACTCTAATAGTTCCTACtcttccttatttcttcctttggagaagtaacccttttaaaaatcttcactgtTGCCAGGTAGGCTGCCCTTAAGGTCAGGTCTTCCTTCAGCCTTACCATCTTGCTCTCCTGGATTTCCCAAAAGACACGCCAATTAGatgttttaaatccttttttaaacCTTTGAAATAATATTCATACCCATTATAAACTTTCACCATACCCTTTGGGGAGAGTTACATGAAGATAAAAAAGCACAGAGAAGGTGACTTGCCTGTCACTAATAGAGAGAGGCAATTTGTCCTgtgtgtaaaaacaaaacaaatcaacacaAAAACACATTCTGGAGCCAAATATGCTCTTCTTTTAATCACTTGTTGCTTTGAATTATTTATGCTTTGTTCTCCCTAGACATTCATGGTAACAACTGAGATTTAATCTTCTTGGTAAATCATAGTATAGTAGCATAAGGatgactactttttaaaaagtaactttcagGGAAGAAAGTCATTCTCTCCTAAATGCTAACAGTTGATTATTACTACTTGATATTCTGTGTTCTTATTAAAACTCCTGCAATTAACTACGGGTATTTGTAGAAAAACACCTTTTACTTGTTGGTTTGAAAATAAGTTCATGAGATTCAATTCAAGGTGTCCTATTTGCATAAATTGTTAAGGATAGAGGAAGGATATTTGAAAGCATCATCATGCTACAAGTGATAATTGGTACTTTGCAGATAAAGCAGCAATGATTGGATTAAAACTTAAGTTTTTCTGCAAACATCAGAGGGTATTACATGCATAATTAAAACTGACTTCTATTTTCCATGCTAAATAGGCATCAGCTAATGAAATATTAACTCACTTTTCCTAAACACCGTAGACATAATAGCGCATCGGTTCATTAAGCAATAACCATCAACTTTAGGgaaattaattctaaaattacCAACCTCTTCGGGGATAGTCGAACTACTTGTCCTCAGGTCTGGCGGAGTCATTTCTCACGTAAGTGTTGTTGTCAGAATCTTCTCTGTCGGGGGGTCTCGGCCCTCGGCGGTGAGATGGTGGGGTGGGAGCCGCAGCTGCAGCAGTACCCCCACCAGCCTCGTTCTCACCGCCAGCAAGATCTGCAGCTGGGTTTGGGGCTCTAGGGTTTGAGCCACCGGCAACAACCTGGGCACCCCTTACAGCTTCAGCACCAGCAGCATTGTCAACAAGTTGGAACCAGCGGAGATAGGCAGAGTTTAATCCAGCGTCCGGCTCGCAGCCCGCGGGGGCTGCGCCCAGGCCCGGGGCTGCGGTGAGGGCGGAGGCGGCGACTAAAGCACGGCCCGTAGCTAAGGTTGGCGCAAGGACCACAGCTGTGGCGGAGGCTAAGGAGGCGTACAGGTCTCTCTCCAGGCGCTCGGTGGGGAAAGCCAAGACAGAGGCTCTGGCGGAAGCAAAGAAAGTTTGCGAACGGCTTTGTGGGTGTCTTCTATCTAGTTCTTCCTGTAGTAGCCTAGCTACAGGTGGTGGTTCGGAGCAGCTGctaggggagagagaaatgtccatACAGCACTCAGAAAATGGGTCGACCACATAGATTCGACCTGTTTCGGCATCATAGCGAATGGCACGGTCAGCAAAAGGCAAGGCTGGTGTCATTGCTGGGTTGAACATAACTTCAATGTACTCACACCCTTCCTCATTAGCACTGCTACCTGTAGCACTGGTAAAAAGTGGCAGAAGTGGCCACCTAGCACCGTCCAGAGAGAAGCGGTTGGCACCTGGAATAGCTCTTAATATATTTGAGAGGACATTTGCTGGATTTCGAAATGGCACTCTGAACTCAAGATTCATGTAATGAGAAAAGGCTGACTGTCTGGGGTTAGCAATTATGCCCCACAAATGTGGCAGTCCTTGAGTAAAAGGGGCTGGTGTACTGCTACTTCGTTTACTGGAGTCAATGTTGACATAGTCACTAGAGTTGTCAGCCTCTCTCTGCTCACGTATGGGCTTTTGTGGTTTTGGcttgactttatttccttttgtaataaaagaaagtCGGTTAGGTCTCTTAGCCTTGTCCTTGGGGGACCCATCATCTGAAGACTTTGAAGGTGACCCCCCATCTCCAGGTTTTGAGAATGACTTAAGGGCAGCTTCAAAGCCTTCAATGGAAGGCTTTGAAGCTGCATATTTGGGGCCCCTAATAGACGATGCTTCTTTGTCTAGGCCCTTCCCCAGAAGTTTTCCAGATAACACTGGCACATACTCACTGTGGTCACTCTGTTCCAACGGGGAGCTATGAAGAGGATTTGGCAAAGAGAAGTAGGAGCTCCAACTTTTGGAGGAAAAGCCCCCCTCGggatttctggggttttttggaaTTGCACCGGCTCCAGGAGCCATAAACATGTAATCACTGTCACTCTCATTGTCCTTAGAGTCATCCTCTTTATCAGGATCAGGTGTTTTTGGAGGACTTGAGGCAAGTGGTGGGCTCACTTTGGGAAACATCATCATGTACCCTCTTGAATCTTCAAAAGAGGATTGAGACTGGCACTTTCTTGAAGTAGAAACATTTTGAGGAGCCATCAGCATATAATCACTAAAGCTTTCGAGAGGGGCAGCCACCCCTGGCCTCATTGGCACATACGGGTCTTCCTCATCTTCAACAGAAGCTCTGGCTCTCTGGGGACCACAAGCTGCACCTTCTGGGGTCTCTGCATATTTGACTTCTTTGGCTACTTTGCATTCTTTTGCGGCTGCTCTGtcaacacaaaaataaagtcgGAACCTTCCTCCAGATTTCCCTTTTCCACCAGTTGCTCCAGCTGGCTGGGAtggagatggaggtggaggtggtggaggtgatggCATTTGCTGTTGCTTGCTTTGAATAATTTTGCTAAAGTAAGATCGTTTCTTCAGAGATTTTTTATGTTTACCATTGTCATCGGAGCCTTTCTCACTTCCTGAGCTTTTGCCCAGTCCAGACTTCATGCCACCACCTGAGCCATGGCAATCTCCTGGTCCCTGGCCAGTACCTGAGCCATGCCCACCACTAGCTTCCTGACCACTGCCTGAACTGTGCCCACCTGTGGAGCCCTGGCCATATCCTGAGCACTGGTTTCCTCCTGCACCCTGGCTCTCTGAGCCTTTGCTACTTGAAATCTGGCCACCATTTGAGCTCTGGCCACCTCCggagccctgccccctgcctaaGCACTGGTTTCCTCTTGAGCTTTGGCCACTTGAGCCCTGGCCACCTCTTGAGCCCCAGTTGCTCATGGGCATGTAGTTGCCTGTGTTTCCTTCCTGACCCTCTTGGCGTTGACGATTATCTTCTTCCACAGAGCTGCCTGAACCAGAACCAGATGTTTTAGAAAAAAGGCAAGCTCTGTCCCTGGGGGCTTCTGCAGGCTGCGGGGCAAGCACCGCACTGGGTGATAGGCGCCGAAAAAAGTGGGCCGGCACTGAAATTGCTCTTCTGGACCTGCGCGATCTGGGCAGGTGCAGATTTTTTCGCCTGGAGTGAGGCACAGGCTCGCGGGGTGTTACGCAGCGCCTGGTGAGGAGCACCTCATCTTCCCCATCACCGATGGCCCTGAGGTGGCAAAACTGCTCAAAGCGGGACCTTCTAAGCCAGCCGCCGGGCTCGAGCGGTATCATGTCCAGGTGCCTCCTAGTGGACAGCAGGGTTAACAGGTGGGCCCCGATGCTGACGCTGTAGCTGCGGCAGCGGGCTCTGTATTCGTCTGCACACAAGGCTCTCATCTTCTCCAAAAAGAGCTCATGCATGTTTTGAGCCACTACACAGTCGTCAACCTGCATCCAGAGTTCCCCCGGACCGATGACTGTGGACCTGCCTACTTCTAAGAAGAAATACTGTTCGGAGTGCCCGCAGCGACGGATGCTCAGGAGCTGGACAACCACGCTCGCCACTTCGGTATTCAGCCTCACAAACACAACCTCCTCATCCGTAAGACAGAGCCGGAACACGCCGCTCAGCTCTTTTCTATGCCCCAGCCCCCTGGGTTTGACTATTACTTGCCACACATCTTTGTAGAAGGGTGGCTCCACCACCGCTGCGGCCGCCAGCACGCCCGGCTCTTCACCTGGCTGGGCGCCCGGCGTGCCGTAGCGGCGGCGTTTGCTCTCGAGGATGAGGCGGCTGAGCAGCAAGTACCAGCTCTCTTGCTCCGACTCGTTCTCGGCTACCATAGCGAAGTATTCGTCCTGGGTGAAAAGAGCGATGAGGTGTCGGTACCTTGCATTGGCTCGCTGGCTCACCGAGAAGCACTGGTACAGAGAGATCACACGCCGAGGTGGGATGAGCGCGGGCACCGCGGCGCCAGAGGCAGCCGCTGCTGCTGCAGCCGCAGCAGCGCGGACACTGTGACGGAACTTCCTGGCATTTTCATAGTATTCCAGCCGAGCTGGGGCATCCGCGGTCTCGAGTTTGAGTACGAAGTAGCGCCTGTGCCCGTGTTTCTGTTTCCGCAGGTAGCCGCGTTTGCAGACTTCGTCGCCAACGGGAAGGTCCTCCTCATCGGACTCGGAGTGTGACCGGGAGCCAGTGGCAGTGGAGAGCCACATGGCTCCCGGACAAGACGACCCGGTCCCAATGAGTGCGGTTGGGGTTCCCAAGGAAAGAAGTGGGGTGGTCGCAGCTAGAGCTACCGCAGTAGTTGCTGCTGTTCTCAGTCTCCTTGTCGCTCGGTCTCGAACGAAGGAGCAACTCGCCATGGTGACGCGTGATGGTTTTAAGGtgagtgaggggggagggggctctggggagggagggctgggggagaagagggCGTCTACCCTGGTCAGcccgccccagccccctcccacctcagcccttGCCCCCGCCCGCTCCACTCCAAGCACTTAGCGGCGGGCAAAACAACACGTGACCGCAGCCTCACGTGCCGGCCACTTCAGCTCGAGACACCAGCACAGTGCTGCGGAGCGAGCTGCAGTCCACAGGAGTGTACACGGGAGGGGGCGGCAGGCTTGAGGGGCGGGGCCACCTC
Protein-coding regions in this window:
- the IRS4 gene encoding insulin receptor substrate 4: MASCSFVRDRATRRLRTAATTAVALAATTPLLSLGTPTALIGTGSSCPGAMWLSTATGSRSHSESDEEDLPVGDEVCKRGYLRKQKHGHRRYFVLKLETADAPARLEYYENARKFRHSVRAAAAAAAAAASGAAVPALIPPRRVISLYQCFSVSQRANARYRHLIALFTQDEYFAMVAENESEQESWYLLLSRLILESKRRRYGTPGAQPGEEPGVLAAAAVVEPPFYKDVWQVIVKPRGLGHRKELSGVFRLCLTDEEVVFVRLNTEVASVVVQLLSIRRCGHSEQYFFLEVGRSTVIGPGELWMQVDDCVVAQNMHELFLEKMRALCADEYRARCRSYSVSIGAHLLTLLSTRRHLDMIPLEPGGWLRRSRFEQFCHLRAIGDGEDEVLLTRRCVTPREPVPHSRRKNLHLPRSRRSRRAISVPAHFFRRLSPSAVLAPQPAEAPRDRACLFSKTSGSGSGSSVEEDNRQRQEGQEGNTGNYMPMSNWGSRGGQGSSGQSSRGNQCLGRGQGSGGGQSSNGGQISSSKGSESQGAGGNQCSGYGQGSTGGHSSGSGQEASGGHGSGTGQGPGDCHGSGGGMKSGLGKSSGSEKGSDDNGKHKKSLKKRSYFSKIIQSKQQQMPSPPPPPPPSPSQPAGATGGKGKSGGRFRLYFCVDRAAAKECKVAKEVKYAETPEGAACGPQRARASVEDEEDPYVPMRPGVAAPLESFSDYMLMAPQNVSTSRKCQSQSSFEDSRGYMMMFPKVSPPLASSPPKTPDPDKEDDSKDNESDSDYMFMAPGAGAIPKNPRNPEGGFSSKSWSSYFSLPNPLHSSPLEQSDHSEYVPVLSGKLLGKGLDKEASSIRGPKYAASKPSIEGFEAALKSFSKPGDGGSPSKSSDDGSPKDKAKRPNRLSFITKGNKVKPKPQKPIREQREADNSSDYVNIDSSKRSSSTPAPFTQGLPHLWGIIANPRQSAFSHYMNLEFRVPFRNPANVLSNILRAIPGANRFSLDGARWPLLPLFTSATGSSANEEGCEYIEVMFNPAMTPALPFADRAIRYDAETGRIYVVDPFSECCMDISLSPSSCSEPPPVARLLQEELDRRHPQSRSQTFFASARASVLAFPTERLERDLYASLASATAVVLAPTLATGRALVAASALTAAPGLGAAPAGCEPDAGLNSAYLRWFQLVDNAAGAEAVRGAQVVAGGSNPRAPNPAADLAGGENEAGGGTAAAAAPTPPSHRRGPRPPDREDSDNNTYVRNDSARPEDK